One segment of Gordonia terrae DNA contains the following:
- the ruvB gene encoding Holliday junction branch migration DNA helicase RuvB yields the protein MFDDTDDVDDRDVSATPVRSDGDLDAGLRPKSLADFIGQPRVCEQLELVLHGAKGRGGTPDHILLSGPPGLGKTSLAMIIASEMGAAIRVTSGPALERAGDLAAMLSNLVEGDVLFIDEIHRIARPAEEMLYLAMEDFRVDVVVGKGPGATSIPLDVAPFTLVGATTRSGSLTGPLRDRFGFTAHMEFYEPDELVRVLHRSAGILGMELRGDASGEIARRSRGTPRIANRLLRRVRDYAEVRGDGSITVDVARAALAVYDVDELGFDRLDRAVLDALIRAFGGGPVGVSTLAVAVGEEPATVEEVCEPFLVRAGMIARTPRGRVATAAAWHHLGLTPPAGAMNATFGVRPRDVGAETLFDDL from the coding sequence ATGTTCGACGACACCGATGACGTCGACGACCGGGACGTGAGCGCGACCCCGGTCCGCTCCGACGGCGATCTCGACGCGGGTCTGCGCCCGAAGTCGCTCGCCGACTTCATCGGGCAGCCGCGGGTCTGCGAACAGCTCGAACTCGTTCTGCACGGTGCCAAGGGGCGTGGCGGCACACCCGACCACATCCTGCTGTCGGGTCCGCCAGGGCTCGGCAAGACGTCGCTCGCGATGATCATCGCCTCGGAGATGGGGGCCGCCATCCGGGTGACCTCGGGGCCGGCCCTGGAGCGCGCCGGCGACCTCGCGGCCATGCTGTCCAACCTCGTCGAGGGCGATGTGCTGTTCATCGACGAGATCCATCGCATCGCGCGTCCGGCCGAGGAGATGCTGTACCTCGCGATGGAGGACTTTCGCGTCGACGTCGTGGTCGGCAAAGGACCCGGTGCGACCTCGATCCCGCTCGACGTCGCGCCGTTCACCCTGGTCGGGGCGACAACCCGATCCGGTTCGCTCACCGGGCCGCTGCGCGACCGGTTCGGATTCACCGCGCACATGGAGTTCTACGAACCCGACGAGCTCGTCCGGGTGCTCCATCGGTCGGCCGGGATCCTGGGCATGGAACTCCGCGGCGACGCCTCCGGCGAGATCGCTCGCCGCTCGCGGGGCACGCCCCGTATCGCGAACAGGCTGCTACGCCGGGTCCGTGACTACGCCGAGGTACGCGGCGACGGCTCGATCACCGTGGACGTCGCCCGCGCAGCGCTCGCGGTCTACGACGTCGACGAACTCGGTTTCGACCGGCTCGACCGAGCCGTGCTCGACGCCCTGATCCGCGCTTTCGGCGGCGGACCGGTCGGCGTGTCGACGCTGGCCGTGGCGGTCGGCGAGGAGCCGGCCACCGTCGAGGAGGTCTGCGAACCGTTCCTGGTGCGCGCCGGGATGATCGCCCGGACGCCCCGCGGGCGGGTCGCCACCGCCGCCGCCTGGCATCACCTCGGTCTCACCCCACCGGCGGGTGCGATGAACGCCACCTTCGGCGTGCGTCCGCGCGACGTCGGTGCGGAGACGTTGTTCGACGACCTCTGA
- the secD gene encoding protein translocase subunit SecD has product MAFIGLLAVVYGLIFFTGPQTIEPKLGIDLQGGTRVTLTARTEDGQAATREQLDQAKQIIEQRVNGLGVSGSEVVVSGDNLIITVPGQDGAQAKSLGQTARLYVRPVVGQPAMATPQPPKPESADDQADALPTEAAAAAIDEQRRLRQAPANATPQQLEALQQQMAKMDCSPTANDPLLGNDRPDQYLVACSTDGSEVYLLGPEIIDGRDIKNANAGTDPQTGEWVVTLEFEGEAANFWPRYTAEQAPNRTQTAFTLDSRVVSAPAINEPIPGGQTRISGGSASPFTESSSNELANVLKYGSLPLSFTASDAETISATLGLASLQAGLIAGLVGLIAVFIYALAYYRMLGILTVLSLVLAGAMVYGIIVLLGRWIGFTLDLAGIAGLIIGIGMTADSFVVYFERIKDEMREGRSFRSAVPRGWASARRTIWSGNAVSFIAAAVIYVLAIGEVRGFAFTLGLTTILDVMVVFLVTHPLVVYASRSTFLSKPSVNGLGAISEVARQRRVAAHRQASATPDGTPAGTADADDTTDATREKGTVR; this is encoded by the coding sequence GTGGCCTTCATCGGCCTGCTCGCGGTCGTGTACGGCCTGATCTTCTTCACCGGACCCCAGACCATCGAACCGAAACTCGGCATCGATCTGCAGGGCGGTACGCGGGTCACGCTGACCGCGCGGACCGAGGACGGACAGGCGGCGACCAGAGAGCAGCTCGACCAGGCGAAGCAGATCATCGAGCAGCGTGTGAACGGCCTCGGTGTCTCCGGTTCCGAGGTCGTCGTCAGCGGCGACAACCTGATCATCACGGTTCCCGGCCAAGACGGTGCGCAGGCCAAGTCGCTGGGTCAGACGGCGCGCCTGTATGTCCGGCCGGTGGTCGGGCAGCCGGCCATGGCGACCCCGCAACCCCCGAAGCCCGAGAGTGCCGACGACCAGGCCGACGCCCTGCCCACCGAGGCCGCGGCCGCCGCGATCGACGAGCAGCGCAGACTGCGGCAGGCGCCGGCGAACGCGACCCCGCAGCAGCTCGAGGCACTCCAGCAGCAGATGGCGAAGATGGACTGCTCGCCGACGGCGAACGATCCGCTGCTGGGCAACGATCGCCCCGACCAGTACCTCGTGGCCTGTTCGACCGACGGCTCGGAGGTCTACCTCCTGGGCCCGGAGATCATCGACGGTCGTGACATCAAGAACGCCAACGCCGGTACCGATCCGCAGACCGGCGAATGGGTGGTGACCCTGGAATTCGAGGGTGAGGCCGCCAACTTCTGGCCTCGGTACACCGCCGAACAGGCACCCAACCGGACCCAGACCGCGTTCACGCTCGACTCGCGCGTCGTCTCGGCGCCGGCGATCAACGAGCCCATCCCGGGTGGTCAGACACGGATCAGCGGCGGTAGCGCCAGCCCGTTCACCGAATCGTCGTCGAACGAGCTCGCGAACGTGCTGAAGTACGGCTCGCTGCCGCTGTCGTTCACCGCGTCGGACGCCGAGACGATCTCGGCGACACTGGGTCTCGCCTCGCTGCAGGCCGGCCTCATCGCCGGACTGGTCGGTCTGATCGCGGTCTTCATCTACGCCCTGGCCTACTACCGAATGCTCGGCATCCTCACGGTGCTGTCGCTGGTCCTGGCCGGCGCCATGGTCTACGGCATCATCGTCCTGCTCGGCCGCTGGATCGGATTCACGCTCGACCTCGCCGGTATCGCGGGTCTGATCATCGGTATCGGTATGACCGCCGACTCCTTCGTCGTCTACTTCGAGCGAATAAAGGACGAGATGCGCGAGGGGCGCAGCTTCCGGTCCGCGGTGCCCCGCGGCTGGGCGAGCGCGCGCCGCACCATCTGGTCCGGCAACGCGGTGAGCTTCATCGCCGCCGCCGTCATCTACGTCCTGGCGATCGGCGAGGTCCGCGGCTTCGCGTTCACGCTGGGTCTCACCACGATCCTCGATGTCATGGTCGTGTTCCTGGTCACCCACCCGCTGGTCGTCTACGCGAGCCGCTCGACGTTCCTGTCGAAACCGAGCGTCAACGGCCTCGGGGCGATCAGCGAGGTCGCCCGCCAGCGTCGCGTCGCGGCACACCGACAGGCGAGTGCTACCCCCGACGGCACGCCCGCGGGCACCGCGGACGCCGACGACACCACTGATGCCACTCGGGAGAAGGGGACGGTGCGATGA
- the secF gene encoding protein translocase subunit SecF, whose product MTGPDNKAAGDSAVLDADKAQPGADADFVADRNRSFLSRLYTGTGAFQIVGRRRMWYGVTAAILLICLASIGIRGFTLGIDFEGGTQMSVPVASSEITAESVEKVVADTLGEAPESVQTAGAGGSQTVQVRTETLDLAQAESVTRALADEFGPELAPAEVSISDVSSTWGSEITERMLIALVVFLVIVFVYIAVRFDREMSIAAMGSLFFDLIVTAGIYSLVGWEVTPATVIGLLTILGFSIYDTVVVFDKVSENTRSVLQTTRRTYAEQANLGVNQTLMRSINTTVISVLPIIALMVIAVWLLGVGTLKDLGLIQLVGVLVGTFSSVFLAAPLLATLKERRPEIARHTDKVLKRRAAVEAGAPVGDARPVRTQRRGETVETDEADRAVPTGKRRRNR is encoded by the coding sequence ATGACCGGGCCGGACAACAAGGCAGCCGGCGACTCGGCCGTTCTCGACGCCGATAAGGCCCAGCCCGGCGCGGACGCCGACTTCGTCGCCGATCGCAACCGCTCGTTCCTGTCCCGGCTCTACACCGGTACCGGTGCGTTCCAGATCGTCGGGCGTCGGCGCATGTGGTACGGCGTGACCGCGGCGATCCTGCTGATCTGCCTGGCCTCGATCGGAATCCGTGGGTTCACCCTCGGCATCGACTTCGAGGGCGGCACCCAGATGTCGGTACCGGTGGCCTCCTCGGAGATCACCGCGGAGTCGGTGGAGAAGGTCGTCGCCGACACGCTCGGCGAGGCTCCGGAGTCGGTGCAGACCGCGGGTGCCGGCGGCAGCCAGACGGTGCAGGTGCGCACCGAGACACTCGATCTCGCCCAGGCGGAGTCGGTGACGCGTGCGTTGGCCGACGAGTTCGGACCGGAACTCGCGCCCGCCGAGGTGAGCATCTCGGATGTGAGCTCCACGTGGGGCAGTGAGATCACCGAGCGAATGCTGATCGCGCTGGTGGTCTTCCTGGTCATCGTCTTCGTGTACATCGCGGTGCGATTCGACCGGGAGATGTCGATCGCGGCGATGGGGTCGCTGTTCTTCGACCTGATCGTCACCGCCGGGATCTATTCGCTGGTCGGCTGGGAGGTCACGCCGGCAACGGTCATCGGTCTGCTCACCATCCTCGGCTTCTCGATCTACGACACGGTGGTCGTGTTCGACAAGGTCTCGGAGAACACCCGCTCGGTTCTGCAGACAACCCGCCGCACGTACGCCGAACAGGCCAACCTCGGCGTCAACCAGACGCTGATGCGATCGATCAACACCACCGTCATCTCGGTGTTGCCGATCATCGCGCTGATGGTCATCGCGGTCTGGCTGCTCGGCGTCGGCACGCTCAAAGACCTCGGTCTGATCCAGCTTGTCGGTGTGCTGGTCGGTACCTTCTCGTCGGTCTTCCTCGCGGCGCCGCTCCTGGCGACCCTGAAGGAACGTCGCCCCGAGATCGCCCGCCACACCGACAAGGTGCTCAAGCGTCGCGCCGCGGTCGAGGCCGGTGCGCCGGTCGGTGACGCGCGTCCCGTCCGGACCCAGCGACGAGGCGAGACCGTCGAGACCGACGAGGCGGACCGCGCGGTCCCGACCGGCAAACGCCGCCGGAACCGCTAG
- the ruvA gene encoding Holliday junction branch migration protein RuvA has translation MIASVRGPVLEIALDHAVIDCGGVGYRVLATPATLSRLRRGDEATLLTSMIVREDSMTLYGFTEPDARALFALLQTVTGVGPRLAMATLAVLEPDALRRALAESDTKALTSVPGIGKRVAERLCVELRDKVDRPTGEPASGVTVVGGIREQVAEALVGLGFTAGPAEKAVTAVLAEHPDADASTALRHSLSLLGKAS, from the coding sequence ATGATCGCGTCAGTTCGCGGACCGGTGTTGGAGATCGCTCTCGACCATGCCGTGATCGATTGCGGGGGAGTGGGTTACCGCGTGCTGGCCACGCCCGCGACGCTGTCCCGGCTTCGCCGGGGCGACGAGGCGACGCTGCTGACCTCGATGATCGTCCGCGAGGACTCGATGACGCTCTACGGCTTCACCGAGCCGGACGCCCGTGCCCTCTTCGCTCTGTTGCAGACGGTGACCGGTGTCGGCCCACGACTGGCGATGGCCACCCTCGCGGTGCTCGAACCGGATGCGCTGCGGCGAGCACTCGCGGAGTCCGACACCAAGGCCCTGACGTCCGTGCCCGGCATCGGCAAGCGGGTGGCCGAACGGCTCTGTGTCGAACTGCGGGACAAGGTCGACCGGCCCACCGGCGAGCCCGCGAGCGGTGTGACCGTCGTCGGCGGCATCCGAGAGCAGGTCGCCGAGGCCCTCGTCGGGCTGGGATTCACCGCGGGCCCCGCCGAGAAGGCGGTCACCGCGGTCCTCGCCGAACACCCCGACGCCGATGCGTCGACGGCGCTCCGGCACTCGTTGTCGCTGCTGGGGAAGGCGTCCTAG
- the yajC gene encoding preprotein translocase subunit YajC, which yields MDALLFPLLLALLAGFMFLSMRKQKKRVAEMQEMQNSVSTGTRVQLTSGLFGTVIDASSPDVVDVEIATGVVTRWNRLAVMRVVPTDEAAATYAGHVAPEIPSDDYDDVDSVSLDKPAADDARDTDK from the coding sequence ATGGACGCTCTGCTCTTCCCGCTCCTGCTCGCCCTGCTGGCCGGCTTCATGTTCCTGTCGATGCGGAAGCAGAAGAAGCGTGTGGCCGAGATGCAGGAGATGCAGAACTCGGTGTCCACCGGAACCCGCGTCCAGCTGACCTCCGGCCTGTTCGGCACCGTGATCGATGCCAGTTCACCCGACGTCGTCGACGTCGAGATCGCGACCGGCGTGGTCACCCGCTGGAACCGGCTCGCGGTCATGCGCGTGGTCCCGACCGACGAGGCCGCCGCCACCTACGCGGGTCATGTCGCCCCGGAGATCCCGTCCGACGACTACGACGACGTCGACTCGGTCAGCCTGGACAAGCCTGCCGCCGACGACGCGCGCGACACCGACAAGTAA